A window of the Bradyrhizobium ottawaense genome harbors these coding sequences:
- a CDS encoding molybdopterin-containing oxidoreductase family protein, whose translation MNQHAKVDIRHSTCPHDCPSACALDIEVIEGRSIGRVRGSKQQTYTAGVVCAKVARYAERIHHPDRLLYPMRRTGPKGSGQFARISWDEALDEIAARFDSAEREFGAESVWPYYYAGTMGLVMRDGINRLANVKKYSRFYSTICANIARVGFAIGTGKIAGVDPREMGVSDLIVIWGTNPVNTQVNVMTHAMRARKERGAKIAAIDVYNNETMKQADIKILLKPGTDGAFACAVMHVLFREGYADRDYLAKYTDCPDELEAHLATRTPEWASAISGVPVEEIEAFARAVGQTQRTFFRLGYGFTRSRNGAAQMHSALCIPAVTGAWQYEGGGAFFNNFAIWKFNESIIEGHDARDNSVRVLDQSRIGRILTGDAVALKNGPPVKAMLIQNTNPMTVAPEQALVRQGFAREDLFMVVHEQFMTETAQMADIVLPATMFMEHDDLYYGGGHQHISVGAKLIDPPGECRSNHEVLQGLGRRLKAVHPGFEMTPRELIDATLKESGHGDIESLEKDLWRDIQPDFRSSHYLDGFAHADKKFHFKADWAHPPWGMSGMGPWAEMPSLPDHWRIIEEADEAHPFRLATSPSRSFLNTSFNETPSSIAREGNPSVMIHPADAAALGIADGEAVTLGNTRGETTLTAKLFDGVRRGVLIAESIQPNKAHIGGRGINMLTGAEEVAPVGGAAFHDNKVWVKKAEA comes from the coding sequence ATGAACCAGCACGCCAAGGTCGATATCCGCCATTCCACCTGTCCGCATGATTGCCCGTCGGCCTGCGCGCTCGACATCGAGGTGATCGAAGGCCGCAGCATCGGCCGGGTGCGGGGCTCCAAGCAGCAGACCTATACCGCGGGCGTCGTCTGCGCCAAGGTCGCGCGCTACGCCGAGCGCATTCATCATCCCGACCGGCTGCTCTATCCGATGCGCCGTACCGGACCGAAAGGCTCCGGCCAGTTCGCGCGGATTTCCTGGGACGAGGCGCTGGACGAAATCGCCGCCCGCTTCGATTCTGCCGAGCGCGAATTCGGCGCTGAATCGGTCTGGCCTTATTATTACGCCGGCACCATGGGGCTGGTCATGCGCGACGGCATCAACCGTCTCGCCAACGTGAAGAAGTATTCGCGCTTCTACTCTACCATCTGCGCCAACATCGCGCGCGTTGGATTTGCCATCGGCACCGGCAAGATCGCTGGCGTCGATCCGCGCGAGATGGGCGTGTCCGACCTGATCGTGATCTGGGGCACCAATCCCGTGAACACCCAGGTCAACGTGATGACGCACGCGATGCGCGCCCGCAAGGAGCGGGGTGCGAAGATCGCGGCGATCGACGTCTACAACAACGAAACCATGAAGCAGGCCGATATCAAGATCCTGCTCAAGCCCGGCACCGACGGCGCCTTCGCCTGCGCCGTCATGCACGTGCTGTTTCGCGAAGGCTATGCCGACCGGGACTATCTTGCAAAGTACACCGACTGTCCCGACGAACTCGAAGCGCATCTGGCGACCCGCACGCCGGAATGGGCCTCGGCGATTTCGGGCGTGCCGGTGGAAGAGATCGAAGCGTTCGCACGCGCGGTCGGCCAGACCCAACGTACGTTCTTCCGTCTCGGCTATGGCTTTACCCGCAGCCGCAACGGCGCGGCGCAGATGCATTCCGCATTGTGCATCCCCGCGGTGACCGGTGCCTGGCAATACGAAGGCGGTGGCGCGTTCTTCAATAATTTTGCGATCTGGAAATTCAACGAATCGATCATCGAAGGCCATGATGCGCGCGACAACTCCGTCCGGGTGCTCGACCAGTCCCGGATCGGACGCATCCTGACCGGCGATGCCGTGGCGTTGAAAAATGGCCCGCCGGTCAAGGCGATGTTGATCCAGAACACCAATCCGATGACGGTGGCGCCGGAGCAGGCGCTGGTGCGCCAGGGCTTTGCGCGCGAAGACCTGTTCATGGTGGTGCACGAGCAGTTCATGACCGAGACCGCCCAAATGGCCGACATCGTGCTGCCTGCCACCATGTTCATGGAACACGACGATCTCTATTACGGCGGCGGCCACCAGCATATTTCGGTCGGCGCCAAGCTGATCGATCCGCCAGGCGAGTGCCGGTCCAACCACGAGGTGCTGCAGGGCCTCGGCCGCCGCCTCAAGGCCGTGCATCCCGGCTTCGAGATGACGCCGCGCGAACTGATCGACGCGACGCTGAAGGAGAGCGGCCACGGCGATATCGAAAGCCTGGAGAAGGATCTGTGGCGCGACATCCAGCCGGATTTTCGCAGCTCGCATTATCTCGACGGCTTCGCGCATGCCGACAAGAAATTCCACTTCAAGGCCGACTGGGCGCATCCGCCCTGGGGCATGTCGGGCATGGGACCCTGGGCGGAGATGCCCTCGCTGCCGGACCATTGGCGGATCATCGAGGAGGCGGACGAAGCGCATCCGTTCCGGCTTGCCACCAGCCCGTCGCGCAGCTTCCTCAACACCAGTTTCAATGAAACGCCGTCCTCGATTGCGCGTGAGGGCAACCCGTCGGTGATGATTCATCCCGCGGATGCCGCAGCGCTCGGGATCGCCGACGGCGAGGCCGTAACGCTCGGCAACACGCGCGGCGAAACGACGCTGACAGCAAAATTGTTCGACGGCGTGCGCCGCGGCGTGCTGATCGCGGAATCCATTCAGCCCAACAAGGCCCATATCGGCGGCCGCGGCATCAATATGTTGACCGGGGCCGAGGAAGTGGCGCCGGTGGGCGGCGCGGCGTTCCATGACAATAAGGTCTGGGTGAAGAAGGCGGAGGCCTGA
- a CDS encoding enoyl-CoA hydratase/isomerase family protein: MTDTNSVIREKRGQALWITINRPDKRNAINADVVAGIARGYREAHDDKDIRVIVLTGTGDKAFCAGADLQNSGAAFAMDFSRPNVDYADLLRLSQNATKPAIARVGGVCMAGGMGLLCMTDMAVSADHVIFGLPEVKVGVFPMQVLSLLQTIAPKRLVNEWSLTGEPFDAHAAKAAGLLNYVVPAVELDAKVDWLIGRIVDKSPTAIRRGKYAMRAIASMSFDESIAYTESQIALLAMTEDAKEGLKAFSEKRKPSWPGK, encoded by the coding sequence ATGACCGATACCAACAGCGTGATACGCGAGAAGCGCGGGCAGGCGCTCTGGATAACCATCAACCGGCCGGACAAGCGCAACGCCATCAATGCCGACGTCGTCGCCGGCATCGCCCGCGGCTATCGCGAGGCGCATGACGACAAGGACATCCGCGTCATCGTGCTGACAGGCACGGGCGACAAGGCGTTCTGCGCCGGCGCCGACCTGCAGAACAGTGGCGCCGCCTTTGCGATGGATTTTTCCCGGCCGAATGTCGACTACGCCGATCTGTTGCGGCTGTCGCAAAATGCCACCAAACCCGCGATTGCGCGCGTCGGCGGCGTCTGCATGGCCGGCGGCATGGGCCTGCTGTGCATGACCGACATGGCGGTATCAGCCGATCATGTGATCTTTGGACTGCCCGAGGTCAAGGTCGGCGTATTCCCGATGCAGGTTCTCAGCCTGCTGCAAACGATCGCGCCGAAACGCCTCGTCAACGAATGGTCGCTGACCGGCGAGCCGTTCGACGCCCATGCAGCCAAGGCGGCCGGTCTTCTGAACTATGTGGTGCCCGCGGTTGAGCTCGATGCCAAGGTCGACTGGCTGATCGGCCGCATCGTCGACAAGTCGCCGACCGCGATCCGCCGCGGCAAATATGCTATGAGGGCCATCGCCTCGATGTCGTTTGACGAAAGCATCGCCTACACCGAAAGCCAGATCGCGTTGCTGGCGATGACGGAAGACGCCAAGGAAGGCCTCAAGGCATTCAGCGAAAAGCGAAAGCCTTCGTGGCCGGGCAAATAG